Proteins encoded by one window of Streptomyces sp. ALI-76-A:
- the hrpB gene encoding ATP-dependent helicase HrpB: MIRYDALEALPVRGALPGLRDALDGHGTAVLVAPPGTGKTTLVPLALAGLLGEGPARRVVVAEPRRIAARAAARRMAWLLGEKVGESVGFTVRGERVVGLRARVEVVTTGVLLQRVQRDPELPGVDVVVLDECHERHLDADTAAAFLWDVRETLRPELRLVAASATTDAAGWARLLGGAPVVEAAGVSYPVEVVWAPPTRPVRPPHGMRVDPAMLTHVASVVRRALAERDGDVLCFLPGVGEIARVAGQLGGLGAVDVLQVHGRAPAAVQDAVLAPAERRRVVLATSVAESSLTVPGVRVVVDSGLAREPRVDHARGLSALATVRASQAAGRQRAGRAGREAPGAVYRCWTEAEDARLPRFPSPEIKVADLTAFALQAACWGDPEASGLALLDPPPGGAMAAARSVLTAVGAVDADGRATERGSRLARLGLHPRLGRALLDSAPLVGAERAAEVVALLSEEAPREYGDDLTAAVRTARRGSDAYGARWRSEVRRLRAVATEFPAHPAGAWAAAGEDSAVGLVAALAFPERVARADGGSYLMVSGTRAETGDATGLRGASWIAVAVADRPVGKGHARVRLGAVVDEEVARLAAGSLARVRDEVRWADGDVVARRVERLGAVELAARPLRDADPGLVREALLEGLRQEGFGLLRWPADAVVLRQRLAFLRLRLGEPWPDVSDDALHARVDEWLEPELGRARRRADLARIDAGAGLGRLLPWARGDAARLDELAPERIAVPSGSRVRIDYGDPQQPVLAVKLQEMFGLQESPRVAGVPLLVHLLSPAGRPAAVTADLASFWKDGYKDVRAELRGRYPRHPWPEDPASAEPTRYTNARLRR, encoded by the coding sequence GTGATCCGTTACGACGCTCTGGAAGCCCTTCCCGTACGCGGTGCCCTGCCGGGGCTGCGTGACGCCTTGGACGGCCACGGCACCGCCGTGCTCGTCGCGCCGCCCGGCACCGGCAAGACGACGCTGGTGCCGCTGGCGCTGGCGGGGCTGCTGGGCGAGGGGCCCGCGCGGCGGGTGGTCGTCGCCGAGCCGCGGCGGATCGCGGCCCGCGCCGCGGCGCGCCGGATGGCGTGGCTGCTGGGCGAGAAGGTCGGCGAGAGCGTCGGGTTCACCGTCCGCGGGGAGCGGGTGGTCGGGCTCCGCGCGCGCGTGGAGGTCGTCACGACAGGCGTGCTGTTGCAGCGGGTGCAGCGGGACCCGGAGCTGCCCGGGGTCGACGTGGTGGTGCTGGACGAGTGCCACGAGCGGCACCTGGACGCCGACACGGCGGCGGCGTTCCTGTGGGACGTGCGCGAGACGCTGCGGCCGGAGCTGCGGCTGGTGGCCGCTTCGGCCACCACGGACGCGGCCGGCTGGGCGCGGCTGCTGGGCGGGGCGCCGGTGGTGGAGGCCGCGGGTGTCTCGTATCCGGTGGAGGTGGTGTGGGCGCCGCCGACGCGGCCGGTCCGGCCGCCGCACGGGATGCGGGTCGATCCGGCCATGCTGACGCATGTGGCGTCGGTGGTGCGGCGGGCGCTGGCCGAGCGGGACGGGGACGTGCTGTGTTTCCTGCCGGGGGTGGGGGAGATCGCGCGGGTCGCCGGACAGCTGGGCGGCCTCGGCGCGGTGGACGTGCTCCAGGTGCACGGGCGGGCGCCGGCGGCCGTGCAGGACGCCGTGCTGGCTCCCGCCGAGCGGCGCCGGGTGGTGCTGGCGACCTCGGTGGCCGAGTCGTCGCTGACGGTTCCCGGGGTGCGGGTGGTCGTCGACTCGGGGCTGGCGCGGGAGCCGCGGGTGGACCACGCGCGCGGGCTGAGCGCGCTGGCGACGGTACGGGCCTCGCAGGCGGCGGGGCGGCAGCGGGCGGGGCGGGCCGGCCGGGAGGCGCCGGGGGCGGTGTACCGGTGCTGGACGGAGGCCGAGGACGCCCGTCTGCCGCGTTTCCCGTCCCCGGAGATCAAAGTGGCCGACCTGACGGCGTTCGCCTTGCAGGCGGCCTGCTGGGGGGATCCGGAGGCGTCCGGGCTGGCGCTGCTGGATCCGCCGCCGGGCGGGGCGATGGCGGCGGCCCGGTCGGTGCTGACGGCCGTGGGGGCGGTCGACGCCGACGGGCGGGCCACGGAGCGGGGAAGCCGGCTGGCCCGGCTCGGGCTGCATCCCCGGTTGGGGCGGGCGCTGCTGGACTCGGCGCCGCTGGTGGGTGCGGAGCGGGCCGCCGAGGTGGTCGCGCTGCTGAGCGAGGAGGCGCCCCGGGAGTACGGGGACGATCTGACGGCCGCCGTGCGCACGGCGCGTCGCGGGAGTGACGCGTACGGGGCGCGGTGGCGATCGGAGGTGCGGCGGCTGCGGGCCGTCGCCACGGAGTTCCCCGCCCACCCGGCGGGCGCGTGGGCGGCCGCCGGTGAGGACAGCGCGGTCGGGCTCGTCGCCGCTCTCGCGTTCCCCGAGCGGGTCGCCCGGGCCGACGGCGGGTCGTATCTCATGGTCTCCGGGACCCGGGCCGAGACCGGCGACGCCACGGGGCTGCGCGGGGCTTCCTGGATCGCCGTGGCCGTCGCCGACCGGCCGGTCGGCAAGGGGCACGCGCGCGTGCGGCTCGGGGCCGTGGTGGACGAGGAGGTCGCCCGGCTGGCGGCGGGGTCCCTGGCGCGGGTGCGGGACGAGGTGCGCTGGGCCGACGGGGACGTCGTCGCCCGGCGCGTCGAGCGGCTGGGGGCCGTGGAGCTGGCGGCGCGTCCGCTGCGCGACGCCGACCCCGGGCTCGTACGGGAGGCGCTGCTCGAAGGGCTGCGGCAGGAGGGGTTCGGGCTGCTGCGGTGGCCGGCCGATGCGGTCGTCCTGCGGCAGCGGCTCGCCTTTCTGCGGCTGCGGCTCGGGGAGCCGTGGCCCGACGTGTCCGACGACGCGCTGCACGCGCGCGTGGACGAGTGGCTGGAGCCCGAGCTGGGCCGGGCCCGGCGGCGCGCCGACCTCGCGCGGATCGACGCCGGCGCGGGGCTCGGCCGCCTGCTTCCCTGGGCCCGCGGGGACGCCGCCCGGCTCGACGAGCTGGCGCCCGAGCGGATCGCCGTACCGAGCGGGTCCAGGGTCCGGATCGACTACGGCGACCCCCAGCAGCCGGTCCTGGCCGTGAAGCTGCAGGAGATGTTCGGGCTTCAGGAGTCGCCCCGGGTCGCGGGGGTGCCGCTGCTCGTCCACCTGCTCTCCCCCGCCGGGCGGCCCGCCGCGGTCACCGCCGACCTCGCCTCCTTCTGGAAGGACGGCTACAAGGACGTACGGGCGGAGCTGCGCGGCCGGTATCCGAGGCATCCGTGGCCCGAGGACCCGGCGTCCGCGGAGCCGACGCGGTACACCAACGCCCGGCTCAGGCGGTGA
- a CDS encoding acyltransferase domain-containing protein, which translates to MLPDADELAEVLLDLAVPHEDIDELVRMGRRVMDDPELLRFLEASVETLVRDMGEIRGTVDVPELDWASGALRRCFPVYVFVAALPHARAHHRERGIPADVSRRTLADLGRNMAVYRRRHGRAGVEALRWLTHHFRGELYQLGRLQFERARHGERTARALAAAGLDVALGAPCLNLHVPDFLGPLSPAACDRSLALAGEFFARYYPEERYRAVLCHSWLLDPQLKRYLSEDSNIVRFQERFRVAREGTEPSDMEPVRFVFGDPELEVESLPRRTSVERAVGDHLRAGGHWYMGHGWFPL; encoded by the coding sequence GTGCTTCCGGACGCCGATGAGCTGGCCGAGGTGCTGCTGGACCTGGCCGTCCCGCACGAGGACATCGACGAACTCGTCCGGATGGGCCGACGGGTCATGGACGATCCCGAGCTGCTGCGGTTCCTCGAGGCGTCGGTCGAGACGCTCGTCCGGGACATGGGAGAGATCCGCGGCACGGTCGACGTGCCCGAGCTCGACTGGGCGTCCGGCGCCCTGCGGCGCTGCTTCCCCGTGTACGTGTTCGTGGCGGCACTGCCCCACGCCCGGGCCCACCACCGGGAGCGCGGCATCCCCGCCGACGTCTCCCGGCGCACCCTCGCCGACCTCGGCCGGAACATGGCCGTGTACCGCAGGCGGCACGGCCGGGCGGGCGTGGAGGCGCTGCGGTGGCTCACCCACCACTTCCGGGGCGAGCTCTACCAGCTCGGCCGACTGCAGTTCGAACGGGCGCGGCACGGGGAGCGTACGGCGCGGGCGCTCGCGGCGGCCGGACTGGACGTGGCCCTCGGCGCGCCCTGTCTGAACCTCCATGTCCCCGACTTCCTCGGCCCGCTGTCCCCGGCCGCCTGCGACCGCTCGCTGGCGCTGGCCGGGGAGTTCTTCGCGCGGTACTACCCGGAGGAGCGGTACCGGGCCGTGCTCTGCCACTCCTGGCTGCTCGACCCGCAGTTGAAGCGGTACCTGTCCGAGGACTCCAACATCGTCCGGTTCCAGGAGCGCTTCCGCGTCGCCCGCGAGGGCACGGAGCCGTCGGACATGGAACCGGTCCGGTTCGTGTTCGGGGACCCGGAGCTGGAGGTGGAGAGCCTGCCGCGGCGCACGTCCGTGGAGCGGGCCGTCGGTGACCATCTGCGGGCGGGCGGCCACTGGTACATGGGGCACGGCTGGTTTCCGCTGTAG
- the coaE gene encoding dephospho-CoA kinase, whose amino-acid sequence MLKVGLTGGIGAGKSEVSRLLVECGAVLIDADRIAREVVAPGTPGLASVVEAFGPDILTADGSLDRPRLGSIVFADPDKLAVLNGIVHPLVGARSRELETAAAEDAVVVHDVPLLTENGLAPLYDVVVVVDASPKTQLDRLVRLRGMTEEDARARMAAQATREKRLEIADIVIDNDVPLDDLRRRVREVWADLLRRAHTPRPPQE is encoded by the coding sequence ATGCTGAAAGTGGGCCTGACCGGCGGTATCGGTGCCGGAAAGAGCGAGGTGTCGCGGCTGCTCGTGGAGTGCGGCGCGGTATTGATCGATGCCGACCGGATCGCACGGGAGGTCGTCGCGCCCGGGACGCCCGGCCTCGCCTCGGTCGTCGAGGCGTTCGGCCCGGACATCCTGACGGCCGACGGCAGCCTGGACCGGCCCCGGCTCGGCTCGATCGTCTTCGCCGACCCCGACAAGCTCGCCGTCCTGAACGGGATCGTCCATCCGTTGGTGGGCGCCCGCTCCCGCGAACTGGAGACCGCCGCCGCCGAGGACGCCGTCGTCGTCCACGACGTCCCGCTCCTCACGGAGAACGGCCTCGCCCCGCTGTACGACGTCGTGGTCGTCGTCGACGCGAGCCCCAAAACCCAGCTCGACCGCCTCGTCCGGCTGCGCGGCATGACCGAGGAGGACGCCCGCGCGCGCATGGCCGCCCAGGCGACCCGCGAGAAGCGCCTGGAGATCGCGGACATCGTCATCGACAACGACGTACCCCTGGACGACCTGCGGCGACGCGTACGGGAGGTGTGGGCCGACCTGCTGCGCAGAGCCCACACGCCCCGGCCCCCTCAGGAATAG
- a CDS encoding tetratricopeptide repeat protein encodes MAETSGSTGRTPETHVIDFRAAEQLLAARDPRGAVKLLDSVIAAHPENTAARLLRARSFFAAAQLRPAELEFTIVLEREPDNAFAHFALARTYERQGRSDEARRHFRLAAALDPKPEFLKAARFES; translated from the coding sequence GTGGCCGAGACCAGTGGATCGACCGGACGTACTCCGGAGACGCATGTCATCGACTTCCGTGCCGCCGAGCAGTTGCTCGCCGCCCGGGACCCGCGGGGCGCGGTGAAGCTGCTCGACTCGGTGATCGCCGCCCACCCGGAGAACACCGCGGCCCGGCTGCTGCGCGCGCGGTCCTTCTTCGCCGCCGCGCAGCTCAGGCCCGCGGAGCTGGAGTTCACCATCGTGCTGGAGCGCGAGCCGGACAACGCGTTCGCGCACTTCGCGCTCGCCCGGACCTATGAGCGTCAGGGCCGGTCCGACGAGGCCCGGCGCCACTTCCGCCTGGCGGCCGCGCTGGATCCGAAGCCGGAGTTCCTGAAGGCGGCTCGCTTCGAGTCGTGA
- a CDS encoding SPW_0924 family protein, producing the protein MRALIAAVTGLAVALALVLTITAMGSPTGRTSPKPLLTTVPAHP; encoded by the coding sequence ATGCGCGCCCTGATCGCCGCCGTGACCGGTCTCGCCGTCGCGCTCGCCCTGGTCCTCACGATCACGGCCATGGGCTCGCCGACGGGAAGGACGTCCCCGAAACCGCTGCTGACGACGGTGCCCGCACATCCGTAA
- a CDS encoding DUF6343 family protein has product MRTGSEPRTARSALRARFWLSVWGLIWATVGTAAFALAGRPGWAIACGTLWLVITVDLALVTRHIRQGPHYQPGPGVPPYQPPEDRHR; this is encoded by the coding sequence ATGCGTACGGGCAGCGAACCGAGGACCGCGCGCAGTGCGCTGCGAGCGCGGTTCTGGCTGAGTGTGTGGGGCCTGATCTGGGCGACCGTCGGTACGGCCGCGTTCGCGCTGGCGGGGCGCCCCGGCTGGGCGATCGCCTGCGGGACGCTGTGGCTGGTGATCACGGTCGACCTGGCCCTCGTCACCAGGCACATCCGCCAGGGCCCGCACTACCAGCCGGGCCCCGGCGTCCCGCCGTACCAGCCCCCGGAGGACCGGCACCGTTAG
- the rpsA gene encoding 30S ribosomal protein S1 → MTSSTETTSTTPQVAVNDIGNEEAFLAAIDETIKYFNDGDIVDGVIVKVDRDEVLLDIGYKTEGVIPSRELSIKHDVDPNEVVAVGDEIEALVLQKEDKEGRLILSKKRAQYERAWGTIEKIKEEDGIVTGTVIEVVKGGLILDIGLRGFLPASLVEMRRVRDLQPYVGKELEAKIIELDKNRNNVVLSRRAWLEQTQSEVRQTFLTTLQKGQVRSGVVSSIVNFGAFVDLGGVDGLVHVSELSWKHIDHPSEVVEVGQEVTVEVLDVDMDRERVSLSLKATQEDPWQQFARTHQIGQVVPGKVTKLVPFGAFVRVDEGIEGLVHISELAERHVEIPEQVVQVNDEIFVKVIDIDLERRRISLSLKQANESFGSDPASVEFDPTLYGMAASYDDQGNYIYPEGFDPETNDWLEGYEKQREEWERQYAEAQSRFEQHQQQVIKSREADEKAAAEGTDVAGPAPAASGGGGGSYSSEGADTSGALASDEALAALREKLAGGQS, encoded by the coding sequence ATGACGAGCAGCACCGAGACCACCTCTACCACTCCGCAGGTAGCGGTCAACGACATCGGTAACGAGGAAGCCTTCCTCGCCGCGATCGACGAGACGATCAAGTACTTCAACGACGGCGACATCGTCGACGGCGTCATCGTGAAGGTCGACCGGGACGAGGTCCTGCTCGACATCGGTTACAAGACCGAAGGTGTCATCCCGAGCCGCGAGCTCTCGATCAAGCACGACGTCGACCCCAACGAGGTCGTCGCCGTCGGTGACGAGATCGAAGCCCTTGTTCTCCAGAAGGAGGACAAGGAAGGCCGCCTGATCCTCTCGAAGAAGCGCGCCCAGTACGAGCGCGCCTGGGGCACCATCGAGAAGATCAAGGAAGAGGACGGCATCGTCACCGGTACCGTCATCGAGGTCGTCAAGGGTGGTCTCATCCTCGACATCGGCCTCCGTGGCTTCCTGCCGGCTTCCCTCGTCGAGATGCGCCGTGTCCGCGACCTCCAGCCCTACGTGGGCAAGGAGCTCGAGGCCAAGATCATCGAGCTGGACAAGAACCGCAACAACGTGGTCCTGTCCCGCCGTGCCTGGCTCGAGCAGACCCAGTCCGAGGTCCGCCAGACCTTCCTCACGACCCTCCAGAAGGGTCAGGTCCGTTCCGGCGTCGTCTCCTCGATCGTCAACTTCGGTGCCTTCGTGGACCTGGGTGGCGTCGACGGACTGGTCCACGTCTCGGAGCTCTCCTGGAAGCACATCGACCACCCCTCCGAGGTTGTCGAGGTCGGCCAGGAAGTCACCGTCGAGGTCCTCGACGTCGACATGGACCGCGAGCGTGTCTCCCTGTCGCTGAAGGCGACCCAGGAAGACCCGTGGCAGCAGTTCGCCCGGACCCACCAGATCGGCCAGGTCGTGCCCGGCAAGGTCACGAAGCTGGTTCCGTTCGGTGCGTTCGTCCGCGTGGACGAGGGCATCGAGGGTCTGGTCCACATCTCCGAGCTGGCCGAGCGCCACGTGGAGATCCCGGAGCAGGTCGTCCAGGTCAACGACGAGATCTTCGTCAAGGTCATCGACATCGACCTCGAGCGTCGCCGGATCTCGCTGTCCCTCAAGCAGGCCAACGAGTCCTTCGGCTCCGACCCGGCCTCGGTCGAGTTCGACCCGACGCTGTACGGCATGGCCGCGTCGTACGACGACCAGGGCAACTACATCTACCCCGAGGGCTTCGACCCCGAGACCAACGACTGGCTCGAGGGGTACGAGAAGCAGCGCGAGGAGTGGGAGCGCCAGTACGCCGAGGCGCAGTCCCGCTTCGAGCAGCACCAGCAGCAGGTCATCAAGTCCCGCGAAGCGGACGAGAAGGCCGCTGCCGAGGGTACCGACGTCGCGGGTCCGGCTCCGGCCGCGTCCGGTGGCGGCGGCGGTTCGTACTCCTCCGAGGGCGCCGACACCTCTGGTGCGCTGGCCTCGGACGAGGCGCTTGCCGCGCTGCGCGAGAAGCTGGCCGGCGGCCAGAGCTGA
- a CDS encoding class I SAM-dependent methyltransferase, producing MQEPEASEPEVTRRAADVTESSRANRGWWDRNADEYQVEHGTFLGDDRFVWGPEGLDEVEAELLGPPEELKDKRVLEIGAGAAQCARWLAAQGARPVALDISHRQLQHALRIGGPFPLVCADAGALPFADGSFDLACSAYGALPFVADPVLVLKEVRRTLRPGGRFVFSVTHPIRWAFPDEPGPEGLTVAASYFDRTPYVEQDDEGRAVYVEHHRTLGDRVRDVVAGGFRLVDLVEPEWPAWNTAEWGGWSPLRGNLIPGTAIFVCERD from the coding sequence ATCCAAGAGCCCGAAGCGTCCGAGCCGGAAGTCACCCGGCGTGCGGCCGATGTCACCGAGAGTTCCCGGGCCAACCGGGGCTGGTGGGACCGCAACGCGGACGAGTACCAGGTCGAGCACGGCACGTTCCTCGGGGACGACCGTTTCGTGTGGGGTCCCGAGGGCCTCGACGAGGTGGAGGCCGAGCTGCTCGGCCCGCCGGAGGAACTGAAGGACAAACGCGTCCTGGAGATCGGCGCCGGCGCGGCGCAGTGCGCGCGCTGGTTGGCCGCGCAGGGAGCCCGTCCGGTCGCCCTGGACATCTCCCACCGCCAGCTCCAGCACGCCCTGCGCATCGGCGGGCCCTTCCCCCTGGTGTGCGCCGACGCGGGCGCGCTGCCCTTCGCGGACGGCTCCTTCGACCTGGCCTGCTCGGCGTACGGGGCGCTGCCCTTCGTCGCCGACCCGGTGCTGGTCCTCAAGGAGGTGCGCCGGACGCTGCGTCCCGGCGGCCGTTTCGTCTTCTCGGTGACGCATCCGATCCGCTGGGCCTTCCCGGACGAGCCCGGCCCGGAGGGGCTGACCGTCGCCGCCTCGTACTTCGACCGCACGCCCTACGTCGAGCAGGACGACGAGGGCCGCGCGGTGTACGTCGAGCACCACCGGACGCTGGGTGACCGGGTGCGTGACGTGGTGGCCGGGGGGTTCCGCCTGGTCGACCTGGTCGAACCGGAGTGGCCGGCCTGGAACACCGCCGAGTGGGGCGGCTGGTCACCGTTGCGCGGGAACCTGATCCCCGGGACGGCGATCTTCGTGTGCGAGCGGGACTGA
- a CDS encoding class I SAM-dependent methyltransferase, protein MELNTRTGHKGTGPGAITPDGCAVEFYSRLPAGPEPDIITAAVPAGALVLELGSGVGRMTHPLLERGFRVTAVDESPEMLERVRGARTIRSPIEDLHLGETFDVVLLASFLVHSGDVRVRQGLLAACSRHVARDGCVLIQREGEDYHTNVPRERVDPSGFIVRVASSEPLGDGVNEVRAEYEFPDATWTQTFRARPLTTQQFEDALAEAGLEVDRYLTEDRTWVRAVPAP, encoded by the coding sequence ATGGAGCTGAACACCCGAACGGGACACAAGGGGACGGGGCCCGGGGCGATCACCCCGGACGGCTGTGCGGTCGAGTTCTACTCCCGGCTGCCCGCGGGGCCCGAGCCGGACATCATCACCGCGGCCGTGCCGGCGGGGGCGCTCGTCCTGGAACTGGGCAGCGGTGTCGGGCGGATGACCCATCCCCTGCTGGAACGGGGCTTCCGGGTCACGGCGGTGGACGAGTCCCCCGAGATGCTGGAGCGCGTCCGCGGAGCGCGCACGATACGCAGCCCCATCGAGGATCTCCACCTGGGGGAGACGTTCGACGTGGTGCTGCTCGCGTCGTTCCTGGTCCACTCCGGAGACGTCCGGGTACGGCAGGGGCTGCTGGCCGCGTGCTCCCGTCATGTCGCGCGGGACGGCTGCGTGCTCATCCAGCGCGAGGGCGAGGACTACCACACGAACGTGCCGCGCGAGCGGGTCGACCCCAGCGGTTTCATCGTGCGGGTCGCCTCGTCCGAGCCGCTCGGCGACGGGGTCAACGAGGTGCGTGCGGAGTACGAGTTCCCGGACGCGACCTGGACCCAGACGTTCCGAGCCCGCCCGCTGACGACGCAGCAGTTCGAGGACGCGCTGGCCGAGGCGGGGCTGGAGGTGGACAGGTATCTGACGGAGGACCG
- a CDS encoding PAC2 family protein, with protein MLDPQGLYAWEPKGLAVVDMALAQESAGLVMLYHFDGYIDAGETGDQIVDRLLDSLPHQVVARFDHDRLVDYRARRPLLTFKRDRWAEYEEPTLEVRLVQDATGAPFLLLSGPEPDVEWERFAAAVQQIVERLGVRLSVNFHGIPMGVPHTRPVGLTPHGNRNDLVPGHRSPFEEAQVPGSAESLVEYRLMEAGHEVLGVAAHVPHYIARSPYPDAALTVLEAITAATGLVLPGIAHALRTDAHRTQTEIDRQIQEGDEDLVALVQGLEHQYDAAAGGETRGNMLAEPVEIPSADEIGREFERFLAEREGDG; from the coding sequence GTGCTTGATCCGCAGGGTTTGTACGCATGGGAGCCGAAGGGCCTCGCCGTGGTCGACATGGCGCTCGCCCAGGAGTCGGCCGGACTTGTCATGCTCTACCACTTCGACGGATACATCGACGCGGGTGAGACCGGTGACCAGATCGTCGACCGGCTGCTCGACTCGCTGCCTCATCAGGTCGTCGCCCGCTTCGACCACGACCGGCTGGTCGACTACCGCGCCCGCCGCCCCCTGCTGACGTTCAAGCGCGACCGCTGGGCCGAGTACGAGGAGCCCACCCTCGAGGTGCGGCTGGTGCAGGACGCCACCGGAGCGCCCTTCCTGCTGCTGTCGGGCCCCGAGCCGGACGTGGAGTGGGAGCGATTCGCCGCGGCGGTCCAGCAGATCGTGGAGCGGCTCGGCGTCCGCCTGTCGGTGAACTTCCACGGCATCCCCATGGGCGTCCCGCACACCCGCCCGGTGGGCCTCACCCCGCACGGCAACCGCAACGACCTCGTCCCCGGTCACCGCAGCCCCTTCGAGGAGGCCCAGGTGCCCGGCAGCGCCGAGTCCCTGGTCGAGTACCGCCTCATGGAGGCCGGCCACGAGGTCCTGGGTGTCGCCGCGCACGTGCCGCACTACATCGCCCGCTCCCCGTACCCTGACGCGGCACTGACCGTCCTGGAGGCCATCACGGCGGCGACCGGTCTGGTCCTGCCGGGCATCGCGCACGCCCTGCGCACGGACGCCCACCGCACGCAGACCGAGATCGACCGGCAGATCCAGGAGGGCGACGAGGACCTCGTCGCGCTCGTGCAGGGCCTCGAGCACCAGTACGACGCCGCCGCGGGTGGCGAGACCCGCGGCAACATGCTCGCCGAGCCCGTCGAGATCCCCTCGGCGGACGAGATCGGCCGCGAGTTCGAGCGGTTCCTGGCGGAGCGGGAGGGCGACGGCTGA
- a CDS encoding DUF3068 domain-containing protein, which translates to MRRKASLILLALAVFFAALSPLLRWYAYPRLAKVPAHHYQDMVLEARDATLLDYGTMKAEKVPKVTIVQTLKGNVEASERIEKTAGRDVVVWDGLSYVQGPDGKMVSEIPERYIFDAHTQEPVHADGEMVDGDPVERQGIEFKWPFLTEKRDYEYFDAQARVTAPIHYRGTQDFRGVEVYYFEQTIPWTKVPFPKTLPVEGITPETIAETGTTRWYTTVRKFWVEPLTGAPVYGEEIHREELRGGTLLGDRDKVTAFAGHVKMREDYIDHTVDLVTSNRTLILLLTSYLPWGFLVLGAVLLSLSLYLEARGRRDPAPAPTTEPEPVTA; encoded by the coding sequence ATGCGCCGCAAGGCCAGCCTGATCCTGCTCGCCCTCGCCGTGTTCTTCGCGGCGTTGTCCCCACTGCTGCGCTGGTACGCCTACCCCCGCCTCGCCAAGGTCCCGGCGCACCATTACCAGGACATGGTCCTGGAGGCGAGGGACGCCACCCTGCTCGACTACGGCACGATGAAGGCCGAGAAGGTCCCCAAGGTCACCATCGTGCAGACCCTGAAGGGCAACGTCGAGGCCTCCGAGCGGATCGAGAAGACGGCCGGCCGGGACGTCGTCGTCTGGGACGGCCTGTCGTACGTCCAGGGCCCCGACGGCAAGATGGTCTCCGAGATCCCCGAGCGGTACATCTTCGACGCCCACACCCAGGAACCCGTCCACGCCGACGGCGAGATGGTCGACGGCGACCCGGTCGAACGGCAGGGCATCGAGTTCAAGTGGCCGTTCCTGACGGAGAAACGGGACTACGAGTACTTCGACGCGCAGGCCCGTGTGACGGCCCCCATCCACTACCGGGGCACCCAGGACTTCCGGGGCGTCGAGGTCTACTACTTCGAGCAGACCATCCCCTGGACCAAGGTGCCGTTCCCCAAGACGCTGCCCGTCGAGGGCATCACCCCGGAGACGATCGCCGAGACCGGCACGACCCGCTGGTACACCACGGTCCGCAAGTTCTGGGTCGAACCCCTGACCGGCGCGCCCGTCTACGGCGAGGAGATCCACCGGGAGGAACTGCGCGGCGGCACCCTCCTCGGCGACCGCGACAAGGTGACGGCGTTCGCCGGGCACGTGAAGATGCGCGAGGACTACATCGACCACACCGTCGACCTGGTCACGTCCAACCGCACCCTGATCCTGCTGCTGACGTCGTACCTCCCCTGGGGCTTCCTCGTCCTCGGCGCCGTGCTGCTGTCCCTCTCCCTCTACCTGGAGGCCCGCGGCCGCCGCGACCCGGCCCCCGCCCCGACCACGGAACCGGAGCCGGTCACCGCCTGA